From the genome of Candidatus Eremiobacteraceae bacterium:
GCAGGCAGACCTGAGGCTCGTCGGCGTCGAGCTCGAAGTGCGGAACTATCCCGCGAATCTGCTTTTCGCGCCGCTCGGCGCGAACGGAGTGCTCGCAAGCGGAAAGTTCGACATGGCGCTGTACGGCTGGAGCTACACCGTGCCCGATCCCGACGACACCGCGACGCTTGGGCCGCAGTCGCTGCCGCCGAACGGCGTCAACTATGCGTTCTACGTGGACCGCGAACTCGGTGATTGGCAGCGCGCCGGGCGGGTATCCTACGATCCCGCGAAACGCAAACTTTACTACGCAAAGATCCAACGGCGCATCCACGATGACGTGCCCATCTACACAATCGTGTGGCGAGCCAACGTCGACGCCGTGAGCGACCGGATGAGAAATTTCAAGCCGGCGCCGGCGATAAGCGATTTCTGGAATTCGTACGAGTGGGATATCTGAAGCGATCGCTAGTCGAATGAAAGCGCGAGCTTGCCCGTGAAGTCCCCTGCGGCGAGTCTGGCGAATGCGGTCCGCGCTTCGCTCGCGGGGTAGACCGTGTCGACGACCGGCACGATTCCGGCCGACTCGATGAAGCGCAGCAATGCGAGAAAATCTGCAAGCGAGCCCATGGTCGATCCGAGGACGCGCAATTGCCGCCAGAAGATGCGCGCGAGATCCGCGGGCGGATTGGGTCCGGCGGTCGCACCGGCCACCACGATCGCGCCGCCTGCGCGCACGGCGCGCAAGCTGGTGGCCCACGTGGGTTCCCCAACGGATTCGATCACCGCGTCGACGCCGTCTCGGCACAGCGATAGGATCGCTTTGCTCGCGTCGCGGCCCGCAAGCACGCCGTGATGTGCGCCTATAGCCGCCACCGCATCGAGCTTGGCCTGCGAACGAGAAGACGCGATCACCGTGATGCCCGCCGCGCGCGCCAACTGGATCGCGGCGGTGGCAAGCCCGCCGCCCGCGCCCTGCACTAAAACGGTGCTTCCCGGCGCCAGCGATGCCTTGACGAATAACATGCGATACGCGGTCAGGTACGTCGTTCCCAAACTCGACGCTTGCGCAAACGTGAGCGCGGGAGGCTTGGCCACTATGCAATGCGCCGGCACCACGAGGTGATCGGAGAACGCGCCTTCGCGGTCGCCGTCGCTGAGCATCATAAATCGCTTGCACAGCATCGGATCGTCCGCGCGGCACGCATCGCATGCGCCGCAGAAGATGACCGGATAGACCGTGATAGCCGAGCCCGGATCGGGAGAGCCCGGCGGACGCCCCGGGCCGTATTCCTCCACCGTGCCGGCCGCGTCGCAGCCGAGAATGCGCGGTGGGGTGATCGGATAGGCCACGACGCCG
Proteins encoded in this window:
- a CDS encoding zinc-binding dehydrogenase produces the protein MRAVFAKQLGGDTPLANLEIGEMPQPLLGPGDVRIRVRASTLNHHDYFTLRGVVAYPITPPRILGCDAAGTVEEYGPGRPPGSPDPGSAITVYPVIFCGACDACRADDPMLCKRFMMLSDGDREGAFSDHLVVPAHCIVAKPPALTFAQASSLGTTYLTAYRMLFVKASLAPGSTVLVQGAGGGLATAAIQLARAAGITVIASSRSQAKLDAVAAIGAHHGVLAGRDASKAILSLCRDGVDAVIESVGEPTWATSLRAVRAGGAIVVAGATAGPNPPADLARIFWRQLRVLGSTMGSLADFLALLRFIESAGIVPVVDTVYPASEARTAFARLAAGDFTGKLALSFD